One genomic window of Candidatus Hydrogenedentota bacterium includes the following:
- a CDS encoding alpha/beta fold hydrolase, with translation MNHSIPSHAIPAAIALVAALNLAGCLGSPPEFFQSGNQTLAYRVHGEGPPLVLVHGFQGNGAIHWELPGTAALLSQHFQVIILDCRGHGNSDKPLGAARYGLHMVEDVRRLLDHLQIERASLAGYSMGGWISLKFAATYPERVQALAVGGSGYRDFSEKQLGQVLNDLVVPFLHPGYDPRAFEACSDAFPEFQLTEEEVANLPAPLFAIAGSEDFAVEQVERLAEARPDAQTTIIPNNDHNSTLFAPEFRESLADFFEASITLKSPSNAP, from the coding sequence CCATACCATCCCACGCGATTCCCGCCGCCATCGCCCTCGTGGCCGCCCTCAATCTCGCCGGTTGTCTCGGCAGCCCGCCCGAATTCTTCCAATCCGGCAACCAGACCCTCGCCTACCGCGTCCACGGCGAGGGCCCACCGCTCGTGCTCGTCCACGGCTTTCAGGGCAACGGCGCGATCCACTGGGAGCTCCCCGGAACCGCCGCGCTCCTTTCCCAGCATTTCCAGGTCATCATCCTGGACTGCCGCGGCCACGGCAACAGCGACAAGCCCCTCGGCGCCGCCCGCTACGGCCTCCACATGGTCGAAGATGTCCGCCGCCTCCTCGACCACCTCCAGATCGAGCGCGCCAGCCTCGCGGGCTACTCCATGGGCGGCTGGATCAGCCTCAAGTTCGCCGCGACCTACCCCGAGCGCGTCCAGGCCCTCGCGGTCGGCGGCAGCGGCTACCGCGACTTCTCCGAAAAGCAACTCGGCCAGGTGCTGAATGATCTCGTCGTCCCCTTCCTGCATCCCGGTTACGACCCGCGCGCCTTCGAAGCATGCAGCGACGCCTTCCCGGAATTCCAACTCACCGAGGAAGAAGTCGCCAACCTCCCCGCGCCCCTCTTCGCCATCGCCGGCAGCGAAGACTTCGCCGTGGAACAAGTCGAGCGCCTCGCCGAAGCCCGGCCCGACGCCCAGACCACCATCATCCCCAACAACGATCACAATTCCACCCTCTTCGCGCCGGAATTCCGCGAATCACTGGCGGATTTTTTCGAGGCGTCGATCACTTTGAAGTCGCCTTCAAATGCGCCATAA
- a CDS encoding DUF1553 domain-containing protein, whose product MTSFLHSALRSAAVLLAAITALAPAADFEQQILPILQNNCFECHGPDAQKSGLRLDSLAQIFLKSALVPGDAESSRIIHAVRYTDKDLKMPPDGKLADADIAALEAWVQVGAPWPGTTEAEARAEAKAIREAAIANEPAYWAFRAPVKPAAPAVADPIWAENPIDAFIHRKLAEQNLAPSREADRRTLIRRLYLDVLGLPPAPEEVDAFLADPDPNAYKKLVDQVLASPHYGERWARHWLDVVGFAETHGFEMNQPRDNAWRYRDYVIRAFNEDLPYTQFIKEQIAGDALGADAATGYLVAGPWDQVKSPDIVLTKNQRDGELHDMVNRTTAAFLGLTVGCAKCHDHKFDPISQRDYYQVRAFFAGVQHGDREMRPPDYDARLAEAEQVASERAEVAAKLAAFAPLATLNLTAIDDDGPLFQLAGQPRTSILVRPMEYGVMGQSDIDPGHRYAIWAANTNQTVFAWQPDAAGDHRVYLSWSVDKDRCKQVAYVLDADGDPATDGDQTVIATIDQRLNVAQQDGDTAENEWSGFFDAGRHALTESSAILLRSGDNQGKVTADLIALRPETGDIGAAPPAQRPQLRPPVNFERNEDRFPAIEATALRFTIHAANQHAPCIDELEVYAGAKNVALAGNGGVPSASSEYGGEKHRTAHLNDGEYGNDRSWIHKEGSEGPIWAQIDFAGPRRIDRAVWGRDRKGQYKDRLATQYTIEARTPGGDWVAVASALDRAPFGIKTPNVPQFATGLDRADREELANLKKQDAELNEKHAELVNFPKIYAGNFVDPEPTHFLYRGDPMAEREPVNPGGIAHVGAPLQLPDDTPEQKRRVALADWLARGDNPLTARVMVNRIWHYHFGRGIVETPSDFGAMGARPTHPDLLDWLAVTFMEDGWRPKALHRRILLSQTYRQSSAPRPEALRIDADARYLWRFPPRRLEAEPIRDSILAASGVLDLEMGGPGYNVFKPNENYVRVYDPKDEFGPEEWRRMIYQNKPRMEQDETFGIFDCPDGAQNQPKRNTSTTPLQALNLLNSPFMLQQAELFAQRLEKEAPAPEAQAARAFRLAYARQPGPEEQEAAAAFIQQHGLVLFCRAIYNTNEFLYLD is encoded by the coding sequence ATGACCAGCTTTCTCCATTCCGCGCTCCGAAGTGCCGCCGTGCTCCTGGCGGCGATTACAGCCCTGGCGCCCGCCGCCGACTTCGAACAGCAGATCCTGCCCATCCTCCAGAACAACTGCTTCGAATGCCACGGCCCCGACGCCCAGAAATCCGGCCTGCGGCTTGATTCCCTGGCGCAGATATTCCTCAAGTCCGCCCTCGTTCCCGGCGATGCCGAGAGCAGCCGCATCATCCACGCGGTTCGCTACACCGACAAGGACCTGAAGATGCCGCCCGACGGCAAACTCGCGGACGCGGACATTGCCGCGCTGGAAGCCTGGGTCCAGGTCGGCGCGCCCTGGCCGGGGACAACCGAAGCCGAAGCGCGCGCCGAGGCAAAGGCCATCCGCGAGGCGGCCATCGCGAACGAGCCGGCCTACTGGGCTTTCCGCGCGCCCGTCAAACCCGCCGCGCCGGCCGTCGCCGATCCCATCTGGGCGGAAAACCCCATCGACGCCTTTATCCACCGAAAACTCGCGGAGCAAAACCTCGCCCCGTCGCGGGAGGCCGATCGCCGCACCCTCATCCGCCGCCTGTACCTTGACGTCCTCGGCCTGCCGCCCGCACCGGAGGAGGTGGACGCCTTCCTCGCCGACCCGGACCCCAACGCCTACAAAAAGCTCGTGGACCAGGTCCTCGCGTCGCCGCACTATGGCGAACGCTGGGCGCGCCACTGGCTCGATGTCGTCGGCTTCGCCGAGACCCACGGCTTTGAGATGAACCAGCCCCGCGACAACGCCTGGCGCTACCGCGACTACGTCATCCGCGCCTTCAACGAGGACCTCCCCTACACGCAATTCATCAAGGAGCAGATCGCGGGCGACGCCCTCGGCGCCGACGCCGCCACAGGCTACCTCGTCGCCGGGCCCTGGGACCAGGTGAAGAGCCCCGATATCGTCCTCACGAAGAACCAGCGCGATGGCGAGCTGCACGACATGGTCAACCGCACGACCGCCGCGTTTCTCGGCCTCACGGTAGGCTGCGCGAAGTGCCACGACCATAAGTTCGACCCGATCTCCCAGCGCGACTACTACCAGGTCCGCGCCTTCTTTGCCGGGGTGCAGCACGGTGATCGCGAGATGCGTCCGCCAGACTACGATGCGCGCCTGGCGGAAGCGGAGCAGGTCGCAAGCGAACGCGCCGAGGTCGCCGCAAAACTCGCCGCGTTCGCCCCCCTGGCCACCCTCAACCTCACCGCCATCGACGACGACGGCCCCCTCTTCCAGCTGGCGGGCCAGCCGCGCACCAGCATCCTCGTCCGCCCCATGGAATACGGCGTCATGGGCCAATCCGACATCGACCCCGGCCACCGCTACGCCATCTGGGCGGCGAATACCAACCAGACCGTCTTCGCCTGGCAGCCGGACGCCGCGGGCGATCATCGGGTCTATCTCTCCTGGAGCGTGGACAAGGACCGCTGCAAGCAGGTGGCCTATGTGCTCGACGCCGACGGTGATCCCGCCACGGACGGCGACCAAACGGTCATCGCCACCATCGACCAGCGCCTCAACGTCGCGCAACAGGACGGCGACACCGCCGAGAACGAGTGGAGCGGCTTTTTCGATGCCGGCCGCCACGCCCTTACCGAGTCGAGCGCCATCCTGCTCCGGAGCGGCGATAACCAGGGCAAGGTCACGGCCGATCTAATCGCCCTGCGCCCGGAAACCGGCGATATCGGCGCCGCGCCGCCCGCGCAACGGCCACAGCTCCGGCCCCCGGTGAATTTCGAGCGCAACGAAGACCGCTTCCCCGCCATCGAGGCCACCGCGCTCCGATTCACCATCCACGCCGCGAACCAGCACGCCCCCTGTATCGATGAACTCGAAGTCTATGCCGGCGCCAAGAACGTCGCGCTCGCCGGCAATGGCGGCGTCCCCTCCGCCTCCAGCGAATACGGCGGCGAGAAGCACCGCACCGCCCACCTGAACGACGGCGAATACGGCAATGATCGGAGCTGGATTCACAAGGAAGGATCCGAAGGCCCCATCTGGGCGCAGATCGATTTCGCCGGACCCCGCCGCATCGACCGCGCCGTCTGGGGCCGAGACCGCAAAGGCCAGTACAAGGATCGCCTCGCCACCCAATACACCATCGAAGCGCGCACGCCCGGCGGGGACTGGGTCGCCGTGGCCTCCGCCCTGGACCGCGCCCCCTTCGGCATTAAGACGCCCAACGTCCCCCAATTCGCCACCGGACTCGACCGCGCCGATCGCGAAGAACTGGCGAATCTCAAAAAACAGGACGCGGAACTCAACGAAAAGCACGCCGAACTCGTCAACTTCCCGAAGATCTATGCCGGCAACTTCGTCGACCCCGAGCCCACCCACTTCCTCTACCGTGGCGATCCCATGGCCGAGCGCGAGCCCGTGAACCCCGGCGGCATCGCCCACGTCGGCGCACCCCTCCAACTCCCGGATGACACGCCCGAGCAAAAGCGCCGCGTCGCCCTGGCCGATTGGCTCGCGCGCGGCGACAACCCCCTCACCGCCCGCGTCATGGTCAACCGCATCTGGCACTACCACTTCGGCCGCGGCATCGTCGAGACCCCGAGCGACTTCGGCGCCATGGGCGCGCGCCCCACCCACCCCGATCTCCTCGACTGGCTCGCCGTCACCTTCATGGAAGACGGCTGGCGCCCCAAGGCCCTCCACCGCCGCATCCTCCTCTCGCAAACCTACCGCCAATCCAGCGCGCCCCGGCCCGAGGCCCTGCGGATCGACGCCGACGCCCGCTACCTCTGGCGTTTCCCCCCGCGACGCCTCGAGGCCGAGCCCATCCGCGATTCCATCCTCGCCGCCAGCGGCGTCCTCGACCTCGAAATGGGCGGCCCCGGCTATAACGTGTTCAAGCCCAACGAAAACTACGTCCGCGTCTACGACCCCAAAGACGAGTTCGGCCCCGAAGAGTGGCGCCGCATGATCTACCAGAACAAACCCCGCATGGAGCAGGACGAAACCTTCGGCATCTTCGACTGTCCCGACGGCGCGCAAAACCAGCCCAAGCGCAACACCTCCACCACCCCGCTGCAGGCCCTCAACCTCCTCAACAGCCCCTTCATGCTACAGCAAGCCGAGCTCTTCGCCCAGCGCCTGGAGAAGGAGGCCCCCGCACCCGAAGCACAAGCCGCAAGAGCCTTCCGATTAGCCTACGCCCGCCAACCCGGCCCCGAGGAACAAGAAGCCGCCGCAGCCTTCATCCAGCAACACGGCTTGGTCCTGTTCTGCCGCGCGATCTACAACACGAACGAGTTCTTGTACCTCGATTGA